A genomic segment from Gavia stellata isolate bGavSte3 chromosome 4, bGavSte3.hap2, whole genome shotgun sequence encodes:
- the RANGAP1 gene encoding ran GTPase-activating protein 1 isoform X1 yields the protein MASEDITKLVESLANTKVGGGQLSFKGQSLKLNTAEDAEEVIKQIEEFDALEALRLEGNTVGVEAAKVIAKALEKKSELKRCHWSDMFTGRLRSEIPPALISLGDALITAGAQLVELDLSDNAFGPDGVRGFETLLKSPACYTLQELKLNNCGMGIGGGKILAAALKECHRKSSAQGKPLALKIFVAGRNRLENDGATALAEAFGIIGTLEEVHMPQNGINHPGITALAQAFAINPLLKVINLNDNTFTEKGAVAMAETLKALRQIEVINFGDCLVRSKGAVAIADAVKEGLHKLKELNLSFCEIKRDAALTVAEAIEDKAELEKLDLNGNCLGEEGCEQLQEILEGFNMAAVLGSLSDDEGEEEEDEEEEEEDETEEEEEEEEQQQLKERGQGEQESLTPKKVIDSQDSTPVQSPPVDVATFLAFPSPEKLLRLGPKCSVLIAQQTDTADVEKVVTTLLRISSVFKDEGPVKTAVHETTDALMRKAFTSATFNSDAFITSLLIHMGLLKSEEKIKAVPSLYGILMTLNHMIQQDYFPKSLAPVLSAFVTKPNRALDSCSFARHMLLQTLHQL from the exons atggcaTCGGAAGACATCACTAAACTTGTGGAGTCACTTGCCAATACCAAAGTGGGTGGCGGACAGTTGAGCTTCAAAGGCCAGAGCCTTAAGCTCAATACAGCTGAAgatg ctgaagaagTGATAAAGCAGATTGAAGAATTTGATGCCCTAGAAGCATTGCGCCTGGAAGGCAACACAGTAGGTGTGGAGGCAGCAAAGGTCATTGCCAAAGCCTTGGAGAAGAAATCGGAGCTCAAG AGGTGTCATTGGAGTGACATGTTCACAGGGAGACTGAGGTCTGAGATCCCTCCTGCTTTG ATCTCTTTGGGGGATGCACTCATCACTGCTGGAGCCCAGCTGGTGGAGCTGGACCTGAGTGACAATGCCTTTGGGCCAGATGGTGTGCGTGGCTTTGAGACACTGCTGAAGAGTCCTGCATGCTATACCCTACAGGAACTCAAGCTCAATAACTGTGGCATGGGCATTGGTGGTGGCAAG ATATTGGCAGCCGCTCTGAAAGAGTGTCACAGGAAATCAAGTGCCCAGGGCAAGCcgcttgctttgaaaatatttgtggcTGGCAGAAACCGTCTAGAGAATGATGGTGCCACTGCCTTGGCTGAAGCCTTTGGG ATCATTGGGACTCTAGAAGAGGTCCATATGCCACAGAATGGAATTAACCATCCTGGCATCACAGCACTGGCCCAGGCCTTTGCTATCAACCCACTGCTTAAGGTTATAAACTTGAATGACAACACCTTCACAGAGAAAGGAGCTGTGGCCATGGCAGAG ACTCTGAAGGCACTTCGGCAGATTGAAGTGATCAACTTTGGAGACTGCCTGGTGCGTTCGAAGGGTGCTGTTGCTATTGCTGATGCTGTTAAAGAAGGGCTTCATAAATTAAAG gAACTGAATTTGTCCTTCTGTGAGATCAAACGAGATGCTGCTCTGACTGTTGCTGAAGCTATTGAAGATAAGGCAGAGTTGGAGAAGTTGGATCTCAATG GTAACTGTCTGGGAGAAGAAGGATGTGAGCAACTCCAGGAGATCCTTGAAGGCTTCAATATGGCAGCTGTCCTGGGTTCTTTGAG TGATGatgaaggggaggaggaggaggatgaagaggaggaggaggaggatgaaactgaagaagaggaggaggaagaagaacagcaacagctgaaggagagaggacagggagaACAGGAGTCACTGACTCCTAAGAAGGTAATTGATTCACAG GATTCAACTCCAGTGCAATCTCCTCCTGTGGACGTTGCCACGTTCCTTGCTTTCCCATCACCCGAGAAGCTGCTGCGACTAGGACCAAAGTGCTCTGTGCTGATAGCTCAGCAG ACAGATACAGCTGATGTAGAGAAAGTAGTTACAACTCTCCTAAGGATATCCTCGGTTTTCAAAGATGAAGGCCCAGTGAAAACAGCAGTGCATGAAACAACAG atgCCTTGATGAGAAAAGCCTTCACTTCTGCCACGTTTAATTCGGATGCATTCATCACAAGCCTCTTGATCCACATGGGACTACTTAAG AGTGAAGAGAAGATCAAAGCTGTCCCAAGCCTCTATGGTATTCTTATGACCTTGAACCATATGATCCAGCAGGATTATTTCCCCAAATCCCTGGCCCCGGTTCTCTCAGCTTTTGTCACAAA
- the RANGAP1 gene encoding ran GTPase-activating protein 1 isoform X2, with translation MASEDITKLVESLANTKVGGGQLSFKGQSLKLNTAEDAEEVIKQIEEFDALEALRLEGNTVGVEAAKVIAKALEKKSELKRCHWSDMFTGRLRSEIPPALISLGDALITAGAQLVELDLSDNAFGPDGVRGFETLLKSPACYTLQELKLNNCGMGIGGGKILAAALKECHRKSSAQGKPLALKIFVAGRNRLENDGATALAEAFGIIGTLEEVHMPQNGINHPGITALAQAFAINPLLKVINLNDNTFTEKGAVAMAETLKALRQIEVINFGDCLVRSKGAVAIADAVKEGLHKLKELNLSFCEIKRDAALTVAEAIEDKAELEKLDLNGNCLGEEGCEQLQEILEGFNMAAVLGSLSDDEGEEEEDEEEEEEDETEEEEEEEEQQQLKERGQGEQESLTPKKDSTPVQSPPVDVATFLAFPSPEKLLRLGPKCSVLIAQQTDTADVEKVVTTLLRISSVFKDEGPVKTAVHETTDALMRKAFTSATFNSDAFITSLLIHMGLLKSEEKIKAVPSLYGILMTLNHMIQQDYFPKSLAPVLSAFVTKPNRALDSCSFARHMLLQTLHQL, from the exons atggcaTCGGAAGACATCACTAAACTTGTGGAGTCACTTGCCAATACCAAAGTGGGTGGCGGACAGTTGAGCTTCAAAGGCCAGAGCCTTAAGCTCAATACAGCTGAAgatg ctgaagaagTGATAAAGCAGATTGAAGAATTTGATGCCCTAGAAGCATTGCGCCTGGAAGGCAACACAGTAGGTGTGGAGGCAGCAAAGGTCATTGCCAAAGCCTTGGAGAAGAAATCGGAGCTCAAG AGGTGTCATTGGAGTGACATGTTCACAGGGAGACTGAGGTCTGAGATCCCTCCTGCTTTG ATCTCTTTGGGGGATGCACTCATCACTGCTGGAGCCCAGCTGGTGGAGCTGGACCTGAGTGACAATGCCTTTGGGCCAGATGGTGTGCGTGGCTTTGAGACACTGCTGAAGAGTCCTGCATGCTATACCCTACAGGAACTCAAGCTCAATAACTGTGGCATGGGCATTGGTGGTGGCAAG ATATTGGCAGCCGCTCTGAAAGAGTGTCACAGGAAATCAAGTGCCCAGGGCAAGCcgcttgctttgaaaatatttgtggcTGGCAGAAACCGTCTAGAGAATGATGGTGCCACTGCCTTGGCTGAAGCCTTTGGG ATCATTGGGACTCTAGAAGAGGTCCATATGCCACAGAATGGAATTAACCATCCTGGCATCACAGCACTGGCCCAGGCCTTTGCTATCAACCCACTGCTTAAGGTTATAAACTTGAATGACAACACCTTCACAGAGAAAGGAGCTGTGGCCATGGCAGAG ACTCTGAAGGCACTTCGGCAGATTGAAGTGATCAACTTTGGAGACTGCCTGGTGCGTTCGAAGGGTGCTGTTGCTATTGCTGATGCTGTTAAAGAAGGGCTTCATAAATTAAAG gAACTGAATTTGTCCTTCTGTGAGATCAAACGAGATGCTGCTCTGACTGTTGCTGAAGCTATTGAAGATAAGGCAGAGTTGGAGAAGTTGGATCTCAATG GTAACTGTCTGGGAGAAGAAGGATGTGAGCAACTCCAGGAGATCCTTGAAGGCTTCAATATGGCAGCTGTCCTGGGTTCTTTGAG TGATGatgaaggggaggaggaggaggatgaagaggaggaggaggaggatgaaactgaagaagaggaggaggaagaagaacagcaacagctgaaggagagaggacagggagaACAGGAGTCACTGACTCCTAAGAAG GATTCAACTCCAGTGCAATCTCCTCCTGTGGACGTTGCCACGTTCCTTGCTTTCCCATCACCCGAGAAGCTGCTGCGACTAGGACCAAAGTGCTCTGTGCTGATAGCTCAGCAG ACAGATACAGCTGATGTAGAGAAAGTAGTTACAACTCTCCTAAGGATATCCTCGGTTTTCAAAGATGAAGGCCCAGTGAAAACAGCAGTGCATGAAACAACAG atgCCTTGATGAGAAAAGCCTTCACTTCTGCCACGTTTAATTCGGATGCATTCATCACAAGCCTCTTGATCCACATGGGACTACTTAAG AGTGAAGAGAAGATCAAAGCTGTCCCAAGCCTCTATGGTATTCTTATGACCTTGAACCATATGATCCAGCAGGATTATTTCCCCAAATCCCTGGCCCCGGTTCTCTCAGCTTTTGTCACAAA